The sequence CAACCGCCTCCTATTTGACAacaaaaagggaattaaaaaactAGCATGAGGGTCAGCCacaggtctgcaaaattaaactaaTGGAAATAACTCATCACCATTGAAACCATTTTCTATTTCCATTAATGAATACAAAACAGGTATACAATAGAAATTAAATGTTCTAGTCAAGGcacatttaaatgcaaaattgaaaagaaatttacttaaaatttaataaattgcACAATTCATTCACATATACAACATTGTTCAAAATCACTTTAATAGAATATATTTAGTCAATCTAATGTTTAAACATGTATGTAAAATAAGAACAATAGTGTTAGTTTGGCTTACATATTACTTCTCTAGTTTCTGCTACTTCTTAGTTTTTTTAACCGGAAATTTGTTTGGTGACCTTTTGGCTTACACATTTTCTGGGGCATCTCTATAAATCATCCAGCAGTAGCCCATCATCATCAGTATGTCCCTGGTACCTTCTACCCATGTCCTTGTATCAAAATGGAATATTTCACTCTGTTCTTCACTCACCGCACCAAAATTTTCAGGGAATAATTCCAAATGCAAATCTAAACAGTGAAGTTTGTTTGGCCATGCTTGCTTCAAATTCCCCTACCCCATCCTCCCAACATGGAGTCATCCCAGCTAGGcacactactatatatatatatatatatatatatacacacacacacacacacgcacacacaattcTCCATTGTTGGTGCAAATATTTTTAAGCTGAAGAGGGCAAAGTAAATTGGAAATGCTTTTGTTGTAATTATGAGAGAAAGCTATGAAACAAAGAAGCCATAGTCAACTTCTGTGTGTTATTCAGGAAATCCACTCGGTATAATAAAACAAGACCTGATTGTATTCTGAATGAACTTTCATGTAATTTAAAAGGACGAAGATATTTACGAAAATGCTGTCGGGCATTTTTGTCATTTTCGCGTAAAAAACAAAGTGGGCAATTAGAAACATAGACCACAATTGGTTTAAATTTACACCCAAACGGTTTAAATTGTGCGAGTTACCATTCATACCAAGATGCAGACCTAGAAAAGAAGTAAGGTTCAATAACGTCTCAGTGTATCACTCATTTAGCAGCTTTCAAAACTCCCTTCCATGTTTGGTTCCCCATAGAGGGTTAGCTTTGTTATTCACAGGATATGCGCTCGAAATTGAAGACCTTATTCAGAGCGCGATTTCCTAAAAGCCCGCGCAGAAATTTCCTGTGCTGTGTTCGAGTAGGTCgtcgttttatttatttcaggcgAGGGACCTGGGAGTTTAGCTAATAGTCGTTTTGGTGTACAATTGAAGAAACATGTCTGGACGTGGTAAAGGCGGAAAGGGTCTTGGTAAGGGTGGCGCAAAACGTCATCGTAAAGTTTTGCGAGACAACATCCAAGGTATAACAAAGCCAGCTATTCGTCGTCTGGCTCGTCGAGGTGGCGTGAAGCGAATTTCTGGCTTGATTTATGAAGAGACTCGTGGAGTGCTTAAAGTGTTCTTAGAAAATGTCATCCGAGACGCTGTTACTTATACTGAGCACGCCAAAAGGAAGACTGTAACCGCTATGGATGTAGTGTATGCGTTGAAGAGACAAGGTCGTACTCTGTATGGTTTTGGAGGTTAAGTGTTAACAGACTTCAATTAAATCAAaggctcttttcagagccaccCACTTTCTACTTGCGGAGCTTTCCATGTATTTTGTTTCCAATACAATCAAATTTTTTGAGTTGACTATATTTGGCATGCTTGCATGTTTAACAGGTTTTCCAGTCAATTTGAATTAATATGGTCTATTATCGAGATAAAAAAATAACCACTATGTGCAGTTTTGCGACCTATAGTTTATTACGGATAAGgtgtagtgatgggaagtttggatcattttaccgactcggacctttgagtctcgttcagcaaaatgaacaaatttttTAGAGTCGTTTCGTTCAATTCTCTAAGCTTAAGGGGCTGTcgcgtgatgaacgaacgacttgTAAAAACCCGGAGACTCGAAACGGGTGAattaattccaatacagaaactatagtaAGTTGCGCGACtaaacgaatcactcccacgagacgactcgttcttcgagtcacattaaagattcgttcaaaaacGACCCATCACTTAGGTGTAGAAGGCAAACTAAATTGGAGTGGACATCCCGTTTTATCCCCCAAGCCTTTATCGGGATTAGGCACAGACTTCTCGTACTAGAATACGCTGCCAATTCAGAAATTCATTGTGAAGTCATAGCTAAAACGAAAAGAGTGCGTACCGAAAGTAACCATCCATATTCTCACCGTGTCCTGGCTTATTTTCTAAAATGTGCAACAGGCCCATGGCCTTTGTACTGCTCTAGAGAGaatagtttacaaaaaaaaaaagtccactcGTGTCCATCTGAGGGGCAGTGGTTCGGAGACGACCATCaactggaaatgctttctatACAAACCACTGGACGAGGACAGACCGTACCAGACTATACGCGAAACGATACACGAACATCACAAAACGGCTTTAAGATTAAGAGCTCCTTTTAGAGATTAGTTGGAtggctctgaaaagagccgtTGTGTCCAATAAAAGTCGTTTACTTGGAACTGGTGTACTTGGTAACCGCCTTGGTGCCCTCAGACACGGCGTGCTTGGCAAGCTCTCCCGGTAGCAGGAGCCTCACAGCAGTCTGGATCTCCCGGGAAGAAATAGTCGATCGCTTGTTGTAATGTGCTAAGCGAGAAGCCTCACCAGCGATGCGCTCAAAGATATCGTTCACAAAAGAGTTCATGATTCCCATCGCTTTAGAAGAAATACCTGTATCGGGGTGAACTTGTTTCAGCACCTTGTAGACGTAAATTGAATAGCTTTCTTTCCTGGACTTTCTACGTTTCTTCCCACCTTTAGCTTGGCTCTTAGAAACGGCTTTCTTAGAACCTTTCTTTGGAGCAGGGGCAGATTTCGGTTCAGGCATAGTTGAATACTATTTCAATCTAACGTAAAACTGAATATCGAAACTGCCCTGGTTTCTCCTTTTAAAGGCATTCATGCAAATTAGAAGCGCTGAAGCTTTAGGCGTGGCCACCAACGACTTTCGAATGGCCCTTTCCCTCATTTCAAACATGACCATTACGTTATGAATGGGACAATGTTCGCGCGCACTTTTGTCTCACGTTTCCTGTTTTTTAAAGTTCTCTACTAACACCCTGCCTTAACTAATCTCAACGGCGACGATTCTTTCGATGTTATACTTAACGACATTAGAAACGTTCGGACAGAAGCAAtgtttcaaaagtaattaaaatctaattttacgtgttcttgtttttattttgcatgtgGCGAGGTTATAACACACGATTACCTTTCTTCaccctgagttgtctcgaaagcttgcatattgtaatctttttagttagccaataaaaggtgtaattttgcttggattttctctttcttcacccAGTATTTAAACCTTTAGAACAGTTTCTACGGGTGTAAGATAAAGTATGTGCTGTCAACTAATCAAATGAGACGTAATTAAGCAATTTGTCCATTATTGCAAGAGATAAAAAGGGGTAGATGTTTGGTGATCAGTATGCATAGGCGATTCCGGTGTTTTGGAACAACAAGGCAGTAAATGCACAATAAGGCAGGGATTATAAAGCCGTTCGTGTTCAAATGGTTATTCAAGCCCACGTATAGCGCATTGattaacaatatgtttttataatagcttaaaaaataaaatatatcagttTAATTAAACCCAAGAATAGAGACGTAacgtgtaaaaataaatattgtgtttatGTGTTCATGTAAAACACAGATACgatcaaaacaataaaaagggtGCCGTGTACTTTTTTCACGGAGCCGTATTTTTGAACTTGAAGCATAATTCGATGTGATTCGAGGGCTAAGCCCTGGGCCCGCCCCCACCGTAGTGACGTATGAGCACATGCAAATCAGCAGTCAATTCGATCGGCTCGTCGCGCCCCTTGGAGGTATTTATAAAAGCGCAACGGCTGCCATCTCGAGCATTTTACTGAAGTTAAGTGTGTATGTTTTAAGATGTCTGGACGAGGAAAGACTGGTGGTAAGGCACGCGCCAAGGCCAAGACTCGCTCTTCTCGAGCTGGGTTGCAATTCCCCGTCGGTCGTGTTCATAGGCTTCTGAGGAAAGGCAACTATGCTGAACGTGTAGGCGCTGGTGCTCCCGTCTACTTGGCTGCTGTGCTCGAGTACTTGACTGCTGAAATTCTCGAGTTAGCCGGGAATGCTGCCCGCGACAACAAGAAAACCAGAATCATTCCTCGTCATCTGCAGTTGGCTGTGCGTAACGACGAGGAGCTCAACAAGTTGTTGGGTGGCGTCACTATCGCCCAAGGCGGTGTGCTGCCGAACATTCAAGCAGTGCTTCTACCGAAGAAGACTGAGAAACCAGCTAAAAGCAAGTAAACTACGGCGATACATTTATCCACACCAACGGCTCTTTTCAGGGCCACTCATCATTTCAGATTGGAGCCTTTATCCATTGAAATGCTGCTGTATTTCGATCGTTGAAAACCCTTAATAGGCTTTATTCTTTTGGTCACTGGTATTTGCCAAAAGGGACTTTGCTCTGGTCCCTTGTGCAAGGCCAatgacctgcaattgctgagcgctttgaggagtgagaaaagcgctatataaatgcaaagtattaatACCTACATCTCTGATACACATGGAAATAGGTCAGAATTAATAGTTTAATAAATGATCATTGTATGATACTATACAACATTGGTCAGCTTGTTTAGCAGGCGGCTGTTCAATATAGCTTTATTCAAAGCGAAGGTTTCATATCTCTTTGAAATTGTGTGTGAGAAAGAAGTCCGGCCCTTCTtcctctagtttctgttttggagATGTGGCAGTGATTTTCacgttttctttaaaatattgtgCCAAAGAAAAGTCCTCTGCTGTCTTTAGTCATAGACTTCAATCTCCATATATCTCATCGTCATAAGGTTTTCTCTCGTGGGAAAGCGGAGCAGGAGTATAAACCAGGTCTTTCAAACATAAAAGCAGATCTTGATAAATGTGTAGTAGAATAtcttcaaaagctgagtttgataTGAGACTCATTCAAGTATTTCAATTGTGGCAGGTGCATAGATAGATGAATGTGaaagacagtataaaataaacagcactCTTCAAATTCATACCAATtacaaataagataaaaatatgtatttggcTTAACATTAAActgcagtcacagtgaggcattataaaggtatATCGTTGTaggtcaggggtgcccaatacgtcgattgcTATCGATCGGTAGATcgtaaaggtagtgcaggtagattgcgtagcattcaaaaaaaaattaaatgttagtctatcatgctgtatatcctccctatggcatttgccacttgattgacatacagggcggccagtctgagatcttttttcttctaacacacttgtcatcccacacgcacgatcaaacattCGATGTACTGCAAAACTCCTGCTGTagtctagttagccttccaatttatatcgactaaagaagggatttaaaaaaaaaaaaaattgggggagggtatgggctggatgtggaattggaggAGGATTTTtgctcacaatgtcacaatcgaagtgcgtttgtctgatctgtcaatttatcattgctgttccaaagaaggaaaatgtggaaaggcactttcgaactgttcataaaaactacgaaactgacgtcttttcaaaaagcgatctgagaaaggagAGGTAACTAAAAtagcagttaatcagacagccgtcatttttcactcggctgaattcaaaagctccttgactgcattgtTCGGCTCTACTtgtttatgcgagtcagccttttcccacatgacgattattaaatttaaatactgtagtgaccataaatgtattgaattgttattgtgccataaaggttattcagttatgcaaggtgcgacaacatacatttcatgtgtaaagtatactcagtatatatatatatatatatatatatatatatatatatatatatatatatatatgtgtgtgtgtgtgtagatgatttcgacctggtcattttgaaagtagctcacaagccgaaaaagtgtgggcacccctgttgtaggtatgaaggagccctgttagcatttcttgacacaatattcctaaataatttgttggctgaaaatgCTTAATCATAATGTGTTATAGTGATGGTGTGCAGCATCGTTTAGTTTTGGTCATTAGTTTAATCTtaattcattctctctctctcctctgctACTGCCTCCAGCAGGTCAatagtgcatcccataactgagctggTCTTAATAAGCAGCTTTTTGATCTGGTGACCTCCCTTTAAGctatgttaccagtccagcacagtGAAGAATATTATACTCCATTGCAGGACCAACTGAGACACACCAAAGGACTTTTTGTTACATTTAACAACTAAGAGAGGTAActcatggggagaaaatgcaaactccacgcaggaatgGACAAATCATAAACTTCAGTCTTCAAGTTGTAAGGAGGCAGCGCTGCTGTCGTGCCACCCGTCACAGTTATGAAGTATGTAAAGGGtttcactacccacattaaaaaaacacaatctcattaggaaaaaaaaatgcatacggacactgggagaaaatgcaaactctaaGAGGTGAACAGTAGTAATCAGGTCTCGAACCGCAGCCTCTGTGTTGTAAGGCAGCAGTCCAACAACTGTGCCCaacacagttaaataatatgtaaaagaTGTCATAACCCATAACAAAGAAACACAACCCCCTGAAAAAATAAGTCTGCTCTTCTCTGCCCCGCTATTCCGTTTATGATACAGGACCAGTCTACCATGTCATTAAtctggacccccaagtacttgtagcagtcaGGGCCGGATTTACACAtttcttaccaaaaaaaaaaagttgatttataattttcaatttaatatgtaatagtttatttttaaaacatataagcacttaatacaatctttatcatttttgatccacattatatttttaattcaaaactacACTACTTATGACATTGCATAACATTGATTTTTATCTGATATAGAATTTTATTGAaatcttttgcattttgtgtcAAACTTACATTACACCACATTAAATGATACTGCATAAACAAGCCAAAAGTGGTGTATGTTTCATG comes from Polypterus senegalus isolate Bchr_013 chromosome 14, ASM1683550v1, whole genome shotgun sequence and encodes:
- the LOC120514668 gene encoding histone H2B 5-like; this encodes MPEPKSAPAPKKGSKKAVSKSQAKGGKKRRKSRKESYSIYVYKVLKQVHPDTGISSKAMGIMNSFVNDIFERIAGEASRLAHYNKRSTISSREIQTAVRLLLPGELAKHAVSEGTKAVTKYTSSK
- the LOC120514655 gene encoding histone H2A-like — its product is MSGRGKTGGKARAKAKTRSSRAGLQFPVGRVHRLLRKGNYAERVGAGAPVYLAAVLEYLTAEILELAGNAARDNKKTRIIPRHLQLAVRNDEELNKLLGGVTIAQGGVLPNIQAVLLPKKTEKPAKSK
- the LOC120514676 gene encoding histone H4 is translated as MSGRGKGGKGLGKGGAKRHRKVLRDNIQGITKPAIRRLARRGGVKRISGLIYEETRGVLKVFLENVIRDAVTYTEHAKRKTVTAMDVVYALKRQGRTLYGFGG